The Periplaneta americana isolate PAMFEO1 chromosome 10, P.americana_PAMFEO1_priV1, whole genome shotgun sequence genome includes a window with the following:
- the LOC138707994 gene encoding UPF0547 protein C16orf87 homolog, with translation MPKKMITKSCPKCVQQLPVACKACPCGHIFVSARRAIITAQAAAEVRDEGITKRRRTERVKRGKPNYYDALEYEKQTKKKRNRNDGHRDQHRKGEVEGQHRLKKKKKKKAPVEKEHEEKDVSLPAITPENSLKCFVILAEINRKMGSTSWRV, from the exons ATGCCCAAAAAAATGATTACAAAAAGTTGTCCCAAATGCGTTCAGCAG TTACCAGTAGCTTGCAAAGCTTGCCCATGTGGACACATTTTTGTTTCTGCTCGTCGGGCTATAATCACAGCACAAGCTGCAGCAGAAGTTCGAGATGAAGGTATAACAAAGCGGAGACGCACAGAAAGAGTAAAAAGGGGAAAACCCAACTACTATGATGCTCTGGAATATGAGAAGCAAACTAAAAAG AAACGGAATCGGAATGATGGACACAGAGATCAGCATCGGAAAGGAGAGGTAGAAGGCCAGCATCGActcaagaaaaagaagaaaaaaaaggctCCAGTTGAGAAAGAGCACGAAGAGAAAGATGTATCATTGCCAGCAATCACACCTGAAAATAGTCTTAAGTGTTTCGTCATTCTAGCAGAAATAAACAGGAAAATGGGTTCCACATCATGGAGAGtataa